Proteins encoded within one genomic window of Actinomycetota bacterium:
- a CDS encoding sensor histidine kinase, producing MSTDQDIVDKGTLGFTIESRVLRELGERLVKQPEVAIVELIKNAYDADATECTVTYSPSQTLVVADNGLGMSFSQFRDGWMRIGTSAKEGVRLTDRYYRLITGEKGIGRFAVRFLGRALALASVADDAERGFRTRLVATFDWPKFDQHADLGLVKVPYTVERVGDDTPLGTSLMITKIRSEARRLDLKKVRTGSINILTPLRSLFREATGEEVEGGIDASAHDPGFSLNIQGADEIAEDVAGEILDAYSLRAVLDLKGDQLDLRVYRRGSRSPYLKLVDTYPNGIGNVYADIRFFPRREGAFSGLPVDGRHAYSWIVANAGVAVFDRNFRVQPYGGAKDDWLALQADTARNRRDPRSSVSVKHFPMSKEVRAAPSENWMIRLPQSAQLIGLVQVQGKRNAELAEQDEDQEDRGLIASADREGFVENSTFEEFTDVVRGAVEAIAFADRKLQQEEDQRLRDELAASLKRDTQTAIREIRADPNIARPTKDRIVAVLADQQKRADVQEETSRERERQLEVMSLLGVVAGFMTHEFGVAIQELESTQQELIALAKDNPRFQPAVESFAVHIASLNEFVKYSSGYIQGTKVAPLVAYPVRPRLQRVKRIFGRYAEERNIDVEISAEPDLMAPLVPASLYDGIALNLYTNALKAVTGKTSVERGVIAFRSWNEGRWHYLEVSDTGVGIPGPLQSRVFDPLFTTTASRNDPLGSGMGLGLALVRRGAEAFGGKAELTPPPPNFATCIRVRLPISSERSAG from the coding sequence ATGAGCACAGATCAGGACATCGTAGACAAAGGGACCTTGGGCTTTACGATCGAGAGCCGGGTGCTGCGCGAGCTGGGTGAAAGGCTCGTCAAACAGCCTGAAGTCGCCATCGTCGAACTGATCAAGAACGCCTACGACGCCGACGCCACGGAGTGCACGGTCACCTATAGTCCGAGCCAAACCCTTGTCGTCGCCGACAATGGTCTTGGCATGTCGTTCAGTCAGTTCCGTGACGGTTGGATGCGGATTGGGACAAGCGCCAAGGAGGGCGTACGCCTGACAGATCGATACTACCGCCTGATCACCGGCGAAAAAGGCATTGGACGATTTGCGGTCCGCTTCTTGGGCCGAGCGCTCGCCTTGGCGAGCGTGGCGGACGATGCTGAACGCGGGTTTCGGACCCGCCTTGTGGCGACGTTCGACTGGCCAAAGTTCGATCAGCATGCAGACCTCGGTCTGGTGAAGGTTCCCTATACGGTCGAGCGGGTCGGGGACGACACGCCGCTCGGTACCTCGCTCATGATCACCAAGATTCGCTCCGAAGCGCGCCGCCTAGATCTGAAAAAGGTGCGCACAGGCTCCATCAACATCCTGACGCCGCTCCGCTCGTTGTTTCGGGAGGCGACCGGAGAGGAAGTCGAAGGCGGTATTGATGCGTCAGCGCATGACCCGGGCTTCAGCCTGAACATCCAGGGCGCAGACGAAATCGCGGAGGATGTGGCGGGCGAAATACTCGACGCCTACAGCCTGAGGGCTGTCCTGGATCTGAAGGGCGATCAACTCGATCTGCGGGTGTACCGTCGGGGTAGCCGCTCACCCTATTTGAAGTTGGTTGACACCTATCCCAACGGGATAGGGAACGTCTACGCCGACATCCGTTTCTTCCCCCGCCGCGAGGGTGCCTTCTCGGGCCTGCCGGTTGACGGACGTCATGCCTACAGCTGGATCGTCGCCAACGCCGGCGTAGCGGTGTTCGACCGGAATTTTCGTGTCCAGCCTTATGGTGGCGCTAAGGACGATTGGCTCGCGTTGCAGGCGGACACCGCTCGCAACCGTCGCGATCCCAGATCGTCGGTCTCAGTCAAACATTTCCCCATGTCGAAGGAGGTCAGGGCGGCCCCGTCGGAAAACTGGATGATCCGCCTGCCGCAGTCAGCCCAGCTCATTGGTCTTGTTCAGGTTCAGGGCAAGCGGAATGCCGAACTGGCCGAGCAGGACGAGGATCAGGAGGACCGCGGACTGATCGCTTCCGCCGACCGTGAAGGCTTCGTCGAGAACAGCACCTTCGAGGAGTTCACCGACGTGGTCCGAGGGGCTGTCGAGGCGATCGCGTTCGCCGACCGGAAACTACAGCAAGAGGAAGACCAGCGACTGCGCGACGAGCTGGCGGCCAGTCTCAAGCGAGATACCCAGACGGCGATCCGGGAGATTCGCGCCGATCCGAACATCGCGAGGCCTACGAAGGATCGCATCGTCGCCGTCCTGGCGGATCAACAGAAGCGCGCGGACGTCCAGGAAGAGACGTCACGAGAACGCGAACGTCAGCTTGAAGTCATGAGTCTGCTCGGCGTGGTCGCGGGCTTCATGACCCACGAGTTCGGCGTGGCGATCCAGGAGCTGGAATCGACCCAGCAGGAACTGATTGCGTTGGCGAAAGACAATCCCCGTTTTCAGCCCGCCGTCGAGAGTTTTGCGGTTCACATCGCGAGCCTCAACGAGTTCGTCAAATACTCGTCGGGGTATATTCAAGGCACCAAGGTCGCGCCTTTGGTCGCCTATCCCGTACGTCCTCGGTTGCAGCGGGTGAAGCGGATCTTCGGGCGCTATGCGGAGGAACGCAACATCGACGTTGAGATCAGCGCTGAGCCGGACCTCATGGCACCCCTTGTCCCTGCATCTCTGTATGATGGGATCGCGCTCAACCTCTACACCAACGCCCTGAAGGCCGTGACCGGCAAGACGAGCGTCGAGCGCGGCGTCATTGCCTTCCGCAGTTGGAATGAGGGCCGCTGGCACTATCTCGAAGTATCCGACACCGGAGTTGGCATCCCGGGCCCGCTGCAGAGTCGGGTCTTCGATCCGCTGTTTACAACCACGGCGTCGCGCAACGATCCCTTGGGGTCTGGAATGGGCTTGGGTCTCGCACTCGTTCGACGTGGGGCGGAAGCCTTCGGCGGAAAGGCGGAGCTGACGCCTCCGCCGCCCAATTTCGCCACTTGCATTCGCGTACGTCTCCCCATCAGCTCGGAGCGCTCCGCCGGATGA
- a CDS encoding class I SAM-dependent methyltransferase, whose translation MQSRATLRQVAQLTSDWGAWEAVSLYLDRCQVDTPDALVRAAWAHVHEARPHVGKVLDFGAGDGRFARYGNYDEYIGYEVDADRCLGATLPPNAKLINQCAFREVLEDADVCIGNPPFVRNQDLPTGWRALASQVLKSRAGLTLSGLANAWQYFFLLSLISCKPDGLVAVVIPYEWVSRPSVKDLRDYIRSQGWGVRVYRLIDTTFDSVLTTSSITIIDKSTSAGSWKFFEETCDGVWAEMLSESGSTSGVIPYRRRADIGAAEPRAMRGLSPGTQKVLTLTEAERVRFGLEIASDVVPCVTTLRGVPGEVRELDGPAFRTHFRNAGQKCWLIRTDRAPTRNLAAYLNNVPEAAYQTATCLERDVWWRFNMPPVPDVLMAQSFRDDYPKAIINAVKARAVGGVCGIYNLDSARAQAVAAGLGGLNIRDRIVAHSNGLRKIEINQINALLLDAFGDGGLGGS comes from the coding sequence GTGCAAAGTCGGGCGACCTTGAGACAGGTTGCGCAGCTCACGAGTGACTGGGGAGCTTGGGAGGCGGTTTCTCTGTATCTCGACCGCTGTCAGGTCGATACGCCTGACGCGTTGGTCAGGGCGGCGTGGGCGCATGTGCATGAAGCCCGACCTCATGTCGGCAAGGTGCTGGACTTCGGCGCCGGCGATGGCCGTTTCGCCCGGTACGGCAACTACGACGAATATATCGGCTACGAGGTCGACGCAGATCGCTGTCTCGGGGCGACGTTGCCACCCAATGCAAAGCTCATCAATCAATGCGCTTTCCGCGAAGTCCTTGAGGACGCGGACGTATGCATCGGGAATCCGCCCTTCGTCCGGAACCAGGACCTCCCTACGGGCTGGCGCGCCCTTGCGTCCCAAGTCCTCAAGAGCCGGGCAGGCCTTACGCTTTCAGGCTTGGCCAACGCTTGGCAGTATTTTTTTCTGCTGTCTTTGATCAGCTGCAAGCCGGACGGACTGGTGGCCGTGGTCATCCCCTACGAATGGGTATCTCGACCGTCGGTGAAGGACTTGAGGGACTACATCCGAAGCCAAGGCTGGGGTGTCCGGGTCTATCGCCTTATCGACACGACCTTCGACAGCGTGCTGACAACCTCGTCAATCACCATCATCGACAAGTCGACGTCTGCCGGAAGCTGGAAATTTTTCGAGGAGACATGTGACGGCGTGTGGGCGGAGATGCTGTCAGAAAGTGGGTCAACTTCTGGCGTCATACCCTACCGCCGACGGGCCGATATCGGAGCCGCCGAGCCACGCGCCATGCGCGGCTTGAGTCCCGGCACCCAAAAGGTTCTGACCCTGACCGAGGCGGAGCGCGTGCGGTTTGGTCTTGAGATTGCTTCGGACGTTGTGCCTTGCGTGACCACCTTGCGCGGCGTGCCTGGGGAAGTCCGGGAACTGGACGGACCGGCGTTTCGAACCCACTTCCGCAATGCGGGCCAGAAATGTTGGCTCATACGCACGGACCGTGCGCCCACGCGCAATCTCGCCGCCTATCTGAATAACGTGCCCGAGGCGGCCTACCAGACCGCAACGTGTCTCGAGCGGGATGTGTGGTGGCGGTTCAATATGCCGCCGGTGCCCGACGTCTTGATGGCGCAGAGTTTCCGCGATGACTATCCCAAGGCCATCATCAACGCCGTCAAGGCCCGCGCCGTAGGCGGTGTTTGCGGCATCTACAATCTCGACTCGGCGCGAGCCCAAGCCGTGGCGGCAGGGCTTGGCGGCTTGAATATTCGAGATCGGATCGTGGCCCACTCCAATGGGTTGAGGAAGATCGAGATAAATCAGATCAACGCTCTCCTGCTCGACGCTTTCGGAGACGGGGGCCTTGGCGGATCATGA
- a CDS encoding replication-relaxation family protein — MGTVRKSYPRFRREGGAPRIVLTEDDFAILLCIYRHRFVRADDLYRLFVHRSRDRLSRRLTWLYRNQFLDRPIAQIDRFREGPTQALVYGLDNAGARVVAERFGVPTGSADWRSRNRAFTRENLDHTLAVTRFMVDLELACRERQGVCLMAFDEILVGAPETTRRAPFPGRWAVPVSWSMGRTEVQVMPDGIFGLRVTRTDGSAVESFLFLEIDRGGMTIVPTARGRESEGFLYRATVLRKLLAYAESWRRSLHKERFGLPNARTLFLTTTEARAEAMRSAAEAHVLNRIQIPGGAFLFGASDYGREPTTAVFSDSFGNATLLLP, encoded by the coding sequence GTGGGGACGGTTCGTAAATCCTATCCCCGGTTTCGACGCGAGGGCGGAGCTCCGCGGATCGTCCTCACCGAAGACGACTTCGCGATCCTGCTTTGCATCTATCGACACCGCTTCGTGCGCGCGGACGATCTCTATCGGCTCTTCGTCCACCGGAGCCGGGATCGACTGTCGCGGCGTCTCACCTGGCTCTACCGCAATCAGTTCCTCGATCGGCCCATCGCCCAGATCGACCGGTTCCGCGAGGGGCCGACGCAGGCGCTTGTTTACGGGCTCGATAACGCAGGCGCACGCGTCGTTGCCGAACGGTTCGGGGTACCGACCGGCTCAGCCGACTGGCGCTCACGCAATCGAGCCTTCACTCGCGAAAATCTGGACCACACCCTCGCCGTCACGCGATTCATGGTGGATCTGGAGTTGGCGTGTCGGGAGCGGCAGGGCGTGTGCCTGATGGCGTTTGATGAGATCCTTGTCGGCGCGCCCGAGACAACCCGGCGAGCGCCATTTCCGGGTCGCTGGGCCGTGCCGGTGTCCTGGAGCATGGGGCGAACCGAGGTCCAGGTGATGCCGGACGGGATTTTCGGCCTTCGCGTCACGAGGACCGACGGCTCGGCCGTTGAATCCTTCTTGTTCCTGGAGATTGATCGCGGTGGCATGACCATCGTGCCAACGGCGCGAGGCCGAGAGAGCGAGGGTTTTCTCTATCGCGCCACCGTCCTGCGTAAGCTTCTCGCATATGCAGAGAGTTGGCGGCGGAGCCTGCACAAGGAACGGTTCGGCCTTCCCAACGCTCGCACTCTCTTCCTCACAACCACGGAAGCCCGCGCCGAAGCAATGCGCTCAGCAGCGGAGGCTCATGTTCTGAATAGGATCCAAATACCCGGCGGCGCATTCCTATTTGGAGCATCCGACTACGGTCGCGAGCCGACCACAGCAGTGTTTTCGGATTCTTTCGGCAACGCCACGCTGCTCCTTCCGTAG
- a CDS encoding DUF87 domain-containing protein, with product MTLELGRTRRKRLVLTDEERSRHVHIVGASGTGKSKLVESMIRQDILAGRGLCLIDPHGTLAEATAAWCASRGLDQYRKIHVIEPGNLDWCAGFNPLRLDGQTETAVRVDAMVAACAQVWGGENTNATPLLKKCLRAVFYTLAIRNLTLAEAPILTSSESDLRRSLIADLPDPVFNAVWRDFDALSRREFYEQFSSTNNRLLEVLSSPVVRRIVGQRDRALDLRAVMDAGEIVIVNLAPKGVLSADNGRLLGTLLTSELFLQAVRRDEATARRRPFTLYIDECYDYLTSDIERMLDQTRKFGLHLVLSHQRLGQLRDRSEAIYNGVMAGGQTKIVFGGLTDDDAAIMAREVLRTSFNLEQPKHVLDKPVVVDEVPFWLESESESETWGTSRTTGDSYQYGSTSGGSDGLGETYDLQGNVTGRSSSAGSSGGSSEGWGSSSSESTSQGGGRTSGRSQTLKPVRVTMPTAVHSLEEATHLAIIKLRELPNRAAIVRRRGKPPVRIRTPEIKPALASNDGVNRFLNRTRTGSPYLSVMADADAEISDRTKAMGVVAPQTTDGNAFWTEAS from the coding sequence ATGACTCTTGAGCTGGGCCGGACCCGCCGGAAACGACTCGTCCTCACCGACGAAGAAAGGTCGCGTCACGTTCATATCGTGGGCGCGAGCGGGACGGGAAAGTCCAAACTCGTCGAGTCGATGATTCGGCAGGACATTCTCGCGGGTCGGGGCCTCTGCCTGATTGATCCGCACGGCACACTTGCCGAAGCGACGGCGGCATGGTGCGCGAGCCGGGGTCTTGATCAGTATCGCAAGATACACGTCATCGAGCCGGGGAATCTGGACTGGTGCGCTGGGTTCAATCCTCTCCGACTGGATGGCCAAACCGAAACGGCGGTGCGGGTGGACGCCATGGTCGCGGCCTGCGCCCAGGTCTGGGGTGGGGAGAACACGAACGCGACGCCGCTGCTCAAGAAATGTCTGAGGGCCGTTTTCTACACCCTCGCCATTCGCAATCTCACACTGGCCGAGGCCCCGATCCTGACCTCCAGTGAATCCGATCTTCGGCGGTCCCTGATCGCCGATTTGCCCGACCCGGTCTTCAATGCCGTCTGGCGCGACTTCGACGCCCTCTCGCGCCGGGAATTCTACGAGCAGTTTTCGAGTACCAATAACCGGCTGCTGGAAGTCCTGAGTTCGCCGGTCGTACGCCGCATCGTCGGTCAGCGAGACCGCGCGCTTGATCTGCGAGCCGTAATGGACGCGGGCGAAATCGTCATCGTCAACCTGGCCCCCAAGGGCGTTCTGTCGGCGGACAACGGACGCCTGCTGGGAACGCTGCTGACCAGCGAGCTCTTTCTTCAGGCGGTGCGCCGCGACGAGGCCACGGCGCGCCGGCGTCCGTTCACACTCTATATCGACGAGTGCTACGACTACCTCACGAGCGATATCGAGCGGATGCTCGACCAGACCCGCAAATTCGGCCTTCATCTGGTGCTCTCTCACCAGAGGCTCGGCCAACTGCGGGACCGCTCGGAGGCCATCTACAACGGCGTCATGGCGGGCGGTCAGACCAAGATCGTGTTCGGCGGACTGACGGACGACGACGCCGCGATCATGGCGCGCGAGGTGCTGCGCACCAGCTTCAATCTGGAGCAGCCCAAACATGTTCTCGACAAGCCGGTCGTGGTCGACGAAGTGCCGTTCTGGCTGGAATCGGAGAGCGAGAGCGAGACTTGGGGAACGAGCAGAACAACGGGCGATAGCTACCAGTACGGCTCGACCTCAGGCGGCTCGGACGGTCTCGGCGAGACCTATGATCTTCAGGGCAATGTCACCGGTCGGTCGTCTTCGGCGGGGTCGAGCGGGGGCTCATCGGAGGGCTGGGGTTCCAGTTCCAGCGAAAGCACCAGCCAAGGCGGAGGGCGTACATCCGGCCGCTCCCAGACCTTGAAACCCGTGCGCGTCACCATGCCGACAGCCGTCCACTCCCTGGAAGAGGCGACCCATCTGGCCATCATCAAACTGCGCGAATTGCCGAACCGCGCGGCCATCGTCCGACGCCGGGGGAAGCCTCCGGTGCGCATCCGCACCCCTGAGATCAAACCCGCCCTGGCGTCGAACGATGGCGTCAATCGCTTCCTGAATCGCACGCGTACTGGCAGCCCCTATCTGTCGGTCATGGCCGATGCCGATGCTGAGATTTCGGATCGGACGAAGGCCATGGGCGTCGTCGCGCCCCAGACTACTGACGGCAACGCCTTCTGGACCGAGGCGAGTTAG